In the genome of Amia ocellicauda isolate fAmiCal2 chromosome 3, fAmiCal2.hap1, whole genome shotgun sequence, one region contains:
- the LOC136734203 gene encoding protein FAM3C isoform X2: MPLNYISCHAHLSEVSAPISSAVRFGFILAALFLMWLIASMPLQYKVKVENIRDLLDRFNPTKAPEPVIVAVTHKCGLSKECPEDHFAFKIRSGAANVVGPKICFDGKNVMSTAMNNIGSGLNIVLLNGQTGEIIKTEVFNMYSGDVQPLLNFLKDIKSGQLILVASFDEIATKMTDEVREFFTSFGSSLIKSVKYRDNWVFVGAAGFKEKSPFEMYIKNDKDKNIYDGWPELLEMDGCIPMKT, translated from the exons ATGCCATTAAACTACATAAGTTGCCACGCACACCTGAGTGAAGTATCGGCACCTATTTCATCAG cagttCGATTTGGTTTCATCCTTGCTGCACTTTTTCTGATGTGGCTCATTGCAAGTATGCCACTGCAGTATAAGGTGAAAGTGGAGAATATCAGGGATCTTTTAG ACCGTTTTAATCCAACAAAAGCACCTGAACCTG TGATCGTTGCAGTAACTCATAAGTGTGGGCTGTCTAAGGAATGTCCTGAAGATCACTTTGCTTTTAAAATTCGAAGTGGAGCGGCCAATGTGGTAGGACCAAAGATCTGCTTTGATGGCAAAAA TGTAATGAGTACTGCAATGAATAATATTGGATCAGGACTGAATATTGTGCTGCTAAACG GTCAGACTGGGGAGATCATCAAGACAGAGGTTTTTAACATGTACTCTGGAG atgTCCAACCATTACTGAATTTCTTGAAAGATATAAAGTCTGGACAGCTCATATTAGTTGCTTCATTTGATGAAATAGCAACAAA GATGACGGATGAAGTCAGAGAATTTTTCACCAGTTTTGGCAGCAGTCTGATAAAGTCGGTGAAATACCGAGATAACTGGGTTTTTGTTGGAGCTGCAGGATTTAAGGAGAAAAGCCCATTTGAAATG tacattaaaaatgacaaagataaaaatatatatgacgGCTGGCCTGAATTACTGGAGATGGATGGCTGTATTCCCATGAAGACCTAA
- the LOC136734203 gene encoding protein FAM3C isoform X1, producing the protein MPLNYISCHAHLSEVSAPISSEAVRFGFILAALFLMWLIASMPLQYKVKVENIRDLLDRFNPTKAPEPVIVAVTHKCGLSKECPEDHFAFKIRSGAANVVGPKICFDGKNVMSTAMNNIGSGLNIVLLNGQTGEIIKTEVFNMYSGDVQPLLNFLKDIKSGQLILVASFDEIATKMTDEVREFFTSFGSSLIKSVKYRDNWVFVGAAGFKEKSPFEMYIKNDKDKNIYDGWPELLEMDGCIPMKT; encoded by the exons ATGCCATTAAACTACATAAGTTGCCACGCACACCTGAGTGAAGTATCGGCACCTATTTCATCAG aagcagttCGATTTGGTTTCATCCTTGCTGCACTTTTTCTGATGTGGCTCATTGCAAGTATGCCACTGCAGTATAAGGTGAAAGTGGAGAATATCAGGGATCTTTTAG ACCGTTTTAATCCAACAAAAGCACCTGAACCTG TGATCGTTGCAGTAACTCATAAGTGTGGGCTGTCTAAGGAATGTCCTGAAGATCACTTTGCTTTTAAAATTCGAAGTGGAGCGGCCAATGTGGTAGGACCAAAGATCTGCTTTGATGGCAAAAA TGTAATGAGTACTGCAATGAATAATATTGGATCAGGACTGAATATTGTGCTGCTAAACG GTCAGACTGGGGAGATCATCAAGACAGAGGTTTTTAACATGTACTCTGGAG atgTCCAACCATTACTGAATTTCTTGAAAGATATAAAGTCTGGACAGCTCATATTAGTTGCTTCATTTGATGAAATAGCAACAAA GATGACGGATGAAGTCAGAGAATTTTTCACCAGTTTTGGCAGCAGTCTGATAAAGTCGGTGAAATACCGAGATAACTGGGTTTTTGTTGGAGCTGCAGGATTTAAGGAGAAAAGCCCATTTGAAATG tacattaaaaatgacaaagataaaaatatatatgacgGCTGGCCTGAATTACTGGAGATGGATGGCTGTATTCCCATGAAGACCTAA
- the LOC136734203 gene encoding protein FAM3C isoform X4: protein MRSRAVRFGFILAALFLMWLIASMPLQYKVKVENIRDLLDRFNPTKAPEPVIVAVTHKCGLSKECPEDHFAFKIRSGAANVVGPKICFDGKNVMSTAMNNIGSGLNIVLLNGQTGEIIKTEVFNMYSGDVQPLLNFLKDIKSGQLILVASFDEIATKMTDEVREFFTSFGSSLIKSVKYRDNWVFVGAAGFKEKSPFEMYIKNDKDKNIYDGWPELLEMDGCIPMKT from the exons ATGAGGTCTAGAG cagttCGATTTGGTTTCATCCTTGCTGCACTTTTTCTGATGTGGCTCATTGCAAGTATGCCACTGCAGTATAAGGTGAAAGTGGAGAATATCAGGGATCTTTTAG ACCGTTTTAATCCAACAAAAGCACCTGAACCTG TGATCGTTGCAGTAACTCATAAGTGTGGGCTGTCTAAGGAATGTCCTGAAGATCACTTTGCTTTTAAAATTCGAAGTGGAGCGGCCAATGTGGTAGGACCAAAGATCTGCTTTGATGGCAAAAA TGTAATGAGTACTGCAATGAATAATATTGGATCAGGACTGAATATTGTGCTGCTAAACG GTCAGACTGGGGAGATCATCAAGACAGAGGTTTTTAACATGTACTCTGGAG atgTCCAACCATTACTGAATTTCTTGAAAGATATAAAGTCTGGACAGCTCATATTAGTTGCTTCATTTGATGAAATAGCAACAAA GATGACGGATGAAGTCAGAGAATTTTTCACCAGTTTTGGCAGCAGTCTGATAAAGTCGGTGAAATACCGAGATAACTGGGTTTTTGTTGGAGCTGCAGGATTTAAGGAGAAAAGCCCATTTGAAATG tacattaaaaatgacaaagataaaaatatatatgacgGCTGGCCTGAATTACTGGAGATGGATGGCTGTATTCCCATGAAGACCTAA
- the LOC136734203 gene encoding protein FAM3C isoform X3, which translates to MRSREAVRFGFILAALFLMWLIASMPLQYKVKVENIRDLLDRFNPTKAPEPVIVAVTHKCGLSKECPEDHFAFKIRSGAANVVGPKICFDGKNVMSTAMNNIGSGLNIVLLNGQTGEIIKTEVFNMYSGDVQPLLNFLKDIKSGQLILVASFDEIATKMTDEVREFFTSFGSSLIKSVKYRDNWVFVGAAGFKEKSPFEMYIKNDKDKNIYDGWPELLEMDGCIPMKT; encoded by the exons ATGAGGTCTAGAG aagcagttCGATTTGGTTTCATCCTTGCTGCACTTTTTCTGATGTGGCTCATTGCAAGTATGCCACTGCAGTATAAGGTGAAAGTGGAGAATATCAGGGATCTTTTAG ACCGTTTTAATCCAACAAAAGCACCTGAACCTG TGATCGTTGCAGTAACTCATAAGTGTGGGCTGTCTAAGGAATGTCCTGAAGATCACTTTGCTTTTAAAATTCGAAGTGGAGCGGCCAATGTGGTAGGACCAAAGATCTGCTTTGATGGCAAAAA TGTAATGAGTACTGCAATGAATAATATTGGATCAGGACTGAATATTGTGCTGCTAAACG GTCAGACTGGGGAGATCATCAAGACAGAGGTTTTTAACATGTACTCTGGAG atgTCCAACCATTACTGAATTTCTTGAAAGATATAAAGTCTGGACAGCTCATATTAGTTGCTTCATTTGATGAAATAGCAACAAA GATGACGGATGAAGTCAGAGAATTTTTCACCAGTTTTGGCAGCAGTCTGATAAAGTCGGTGAAATACCGAGATAACTGGGTTTTTGTTGGAGCTGCAGGATTTAAGGAGAAAAGCCCATTTGAAATG tacattaaaaatgacaaagataaaaatatatatgacgGCTGGCCTGAATTACTGGAGATGGATGGCTGTATTCCCATGAAGACCTAA